The following coding sequences lie in one Carassius carassius chromosome 1, fCarCar2.1, whole genome shotgun sequence genomic window:
- the LOC132095642 gene encoding zinc finger BED domain-containing protein 4-like translates to MIQSLIEQKRALGVFVSEHELPDNLTAHQWALLEKVVTVLGPFEELTRKVSSSEAMAEDVIPAVTVLQRFLSRETDDDHVIKSMKVTLAAAVRRRFSDVEEQPLYSNATLLDPRYKNLFFSNTNTAANAKEMLMRELLRLSREEENHDLHEPPARKPRRDQASSSLDSIFDEIADEQAPVSLNRAQVGSTAQLETYLGETTISREDKPLQYWAVNKVRFPTLAKMASDTSKHHAVVLTVKGCSAQCHIL, encoded by the exons ATGATCCAGTCCCTGATTGAGCAGAAACGGGCACTAGGAGTTTTTGTGTCCGAACATGAACTCCCTGATAATCTCACGGCTCACCAGTGGGCACTGCTGGAGAAGGTTGTAACGGTTCTGGGTCCGTTTGAGGAGTTAACACGAAAAGTTAGCTCTTCTGAAGCCATGGCAGAAGATGTGATTCCTGCTGTCACTGTATTGCAGCGATTTCTGTCTAGAGAGACTGACGATGACCATGTCATCAAATCTATGAAAGTGACTTTAGCTGCAGCTGTCAGGAGGCGATTTTCTGATGTGGAAGAACAACCCCTCTACAGCAACGCTACTCTACTCGACCCcag gtataaaaatctttttttctctaACACGAACACTGCTGCAAATGCCAAGGAGATGCTGATGCGTGAGCTGTTGAGGTTGTCTAGAGAAGAGGAGAATCATGACCTGCACGAACCTCCTGCCAGAAAACCACGCAGGGACCAGGCAAGCAGCAGCCTGGACAGTATATTTGATGAAATAGCAGATGAGCAAGCACCAGTCTCTCTAAACAGAGCTCAAGTAGGTTCTACTGCACAATTAGAGACATACCTAGGGGAGACCACAATTTCTCGAGAAGACAAACCACTACAATACTGGGCAGTTAACAAAGTGCGGTTCCCTACTCTGGCCAAAATGGCATCAGATACCTCTAAGCACCATGCAGTAGTGTTGACAGTGAAAGGCTGTTCAGCTCAGTGTCACATATTGTGA